In Anopheles gambiae chromosome 2, idAnoGambNW_F1_1, whole genome shotgun sequence, a single window of DNA contains:
- the LOC1281588 gene encoding U1 small nuclear ribonucleoprotein C, producing MAKQQVCCCPPSEQATTIVCSFVCGETKFSTMPKYYCDYCDTYLTHDSPSVRKTHCTGRKHKDNVKFYYQKWMEEQAQHLIDATTAAYKAGKIAPNPFTAGPPKPNISIPPPTMNMPPRPGMIPGMPAGAPPLLMGPNGPLPPPMMGMRPPPMMVPTMGMPPMGLGMRPPVMSAAPPQLNPKS from the coding sequence ATGGCCAAGCAGCAAGTTTGTTGTTGTCCACCATCCGAACAAGCCACAACAATTGTTTGCAGCTTCGTTTGCGGGGAAACGAAATTTAGCACGATGCCGAAATATTACTGTGATTACTGTGACACCTACCTGACGCACGATTCGCCGAGCGTCCGGAAGACGCACTGCACCGGCCGGAAGCACAAGGACAATGTGAAATTTTACTACCAGAAATGGATGGAGGAGCAGGCGCAGCATCTGATCGACGCGACGACCGCAGCGTACAAGGCGGGCAAGATTGCCCCGAATCCGTTCACCGCGGGACCACCGAAGCCGAACATTTCCATCCCACCGCCGACGATGAACATGCCGCCTAGGCCGGGCATGATACCGGGCATGCCGGCTGGCGCACCGCCGCTGCTGATGGGCCCGAACGGTCCGCTCCCGCCGCCGATGATGGGCATGCGACCCCCGCCGATGATGGTACCGACGATGGGCATGCCACCGATGGGTCTGGGGATGCGGCCACCGGTCATGAGTGCGGCACCGCCACAGCTCAACCCGAAAAGCTAA